CATCGATGAAGACGAGTGAAACTCACATATTGTTGCAGCTTTTTGGGTTGTTTTGATTACTTAACCATTTGGGCAAACCTATTTCGTATCTTTGAAAGTTGAGAGCTAAGAGTTTTATCTATTTGGTAACGTTCTTTACTTGGCAATCATTTTTGTGAGTCCGTACCATACCGGTTTACAATCTCTGTTACAATACTTAAAAATCAAGCAAAGCTAGAGCAGGAAGCCCTAGAATCCCCGAGACAAGCTAATCTACTACTAATCCATAAATTGAATTAACCGGTTCGAGAGGTTTATTGCCGGTTTTGGCTGGTCAATTAATGTTCCCGGTCGAACTAGCAAGTCCGGTTCGATTGTAAAAAATCTTGGGTTTTGAAGGCCCATTTGAAATCCAGTGCGGCCTGCTCTTTAAACgactataatatataaacaacaGTGTAATTCGTAACCCTAAAAAAAGTAGCGTCGCCTCGAAGAGCAGAGAGCCAGAGAAGTCAAGAAGATTATCTTTAATCGACCATGGGAAAGGTGCACGGTTCATTGGCTCGTGCCGGGAAGGTGAGAGGTCAGACCCCGAAAGTGGCTAAGcaggacaagaagaagaagccacgTGGCCGTGCTCACAAGCGTTTGCAACACAACCGCCGTTTCGTCACCGCCGGTAAAATACTTCTACTCCCAATTTGATTTATACCTCCAGTATAGGATTCTTCAATCGATCATTGATCGTCTTAGCAACCTGTGATTTTGTCATTTCTGTTTGAAATCGCAATCTTGGTTGCAGATAATAGTTTTTGATGATAAGACTTGTGTT
This genomic stretch from Brassica napus cultivar Da-Ae chromosome C9, Da-Ae, whole genome shotgun sequence harbors:
- the LOC106374276 gene encoding 40S ribosomal protein S30, which translates into the protein MGKVHGSLARAGKVRGQTPKVAKQDKKKKPRGRAHKRLQHNRRFVTAVVGFGKKRGPNSSEK